The stretch of DNA GATTGCTAATACCACCTCCACCTATGGGGGCATATTATCAACAAAGACATTCTAACCAGTGTCAATCAAAATGACTGGCAATTCAGATACTATGTTATCTCTCTAATCCATTTATATCGACAAAGGGATAAACATATATAGCAGTTTTGATATTTACAgctggtccatgagccagtcctcatcaggggatcagaagtggagagggtcatcaattttaaattcctcagcattatcatttcagaggatcagtcCTGGGCCAAGCatatgccattacaaagaaagcacagcagcatctctacttccttaggagtttgcaaagattcagcatgacagctaaaactttgacaagcttctacggatgtgtggtggagagtatattgagtggttgcattatggcctgatacagaaacaccagtgcccttcaATGGAAAACTCTGCAATAAGTAATGGAaacggctcagtccatcacaggtaaagccctcctcaccactgggCACATCTGTACGGAgtgctattgcaggaaagcaatgtccatcatcagggacgccACCCCcgctcccccaccaccaccctgcCATCtatactgccatcaggaagaagatataggagcctcagaacacactccaccacgttcaggaacagttactatctcACCAgtgtaatgtattatgtgagaATGTGAATATATTACAGACAGCCATGGACGGCCTAAGAGGCAGCAACCGCAACTGGGGTATGAGCAACAACGACGGCATGAGAGGCTTGAACCGGGGCTGGAGCTCCAGCGATTCGGACGGGCTGTGAGGTGGATCGGAATGGTTCAACAGTGGCAGCAGCAGCAATTGGAACAGCCGGGATAACTGGAAATCAGGTATGATGAGTGGTGACTACGATCGAAGCTCTTATGGGAGCTCCAGGTCTTACCAGGAATCCTATTCTAATAGGAATGAGAGCTGTCAGATGTAGATATGTACTCAAGATCGGGGCATAATCAGTCATACAACAGAGGTGGGTTTGCGTCAAATTTTGGACAAGGCATGAAAAGGAAAGGGATACAAATCAACAAAGCTGCAATAAAGAAACAGAAACTGGCAGCTGCTGAAAAAATACTCAAAGCGGCTGCCAAGGCAGCTAACCAGGCTAACAATGGAGAATCTAAGACTCCTGCATCAGGTACAGATCAGGAACTGAAGGATGAAGATTTTACTAAAGATGCATATGAACCAGATGCATATGAATGCTTTGACAAAAATGAGGGTAAAAAGAAACCTGATACTGAAGATGAAGAGGAGAAAAAGAAACCTGAAGCAAGAAGAGAGAAGCAACGCCGCAGGCGTGAGAACACTGAAAAGTATGGAGAGGATTACCGGAATGCATTTACATGCTCCCTTTGTAAGTTTCGAACTACGGAGGAGCAAGAGATTGAGGCTCACCTGGAAACTCCATACCATAAAGAAACTCTGGATTTCATCgcaaagaacattcagtttgacaaaggagctgcagattttcttcatGCATCTAAGGTGAACAAGAATAAGAAAATTGCAGCTTGTAAACAACTGCAACAGCAGGAACAAAAGGAGCCGGCACAGAAGCTTTCCAAAGATGTTTTGATGGGTGTTTCTTCAGATGATCAAATGAAAAAGGTTGAAACTGTTCAGTGTGCTGTCTGCAACACCTATATTCCTTTCCTCTTTCACTCTGTACAGCAGCATTTGAAGTCTAATGAACATATCAATAGCAAGAAGAATTATCATGACCAAGTTAGAAGGGAGAGTCTCCTCACAGCCAGTAGCATGCTGAACAACCCAACTGTAAAGGCTAAATTTGAGCTCTTCCTTAAGGGTGAGAATCCTTTTGAAAATCCGCAAGAGCAGCTGCcacatccacaactctactgactcctgaaAGTAATGCTCGAGTACATGACAAGCTAAAGtacaagcaaataaagcaaaagagctactatgacagacatacaagacagttaccagatctgcatataggtgaaaatgtcagaatacagagaggagacacttggcagccagctgtggttgtgaacagGCATCAGCAACCAAGATCATTCATAGTTCGCACGCCGGATGGAAGAGTCGacaggaggaacaggaagcatctgctgaagacaggtgagagggtgtttccacgtacagatacacaggacatttccacggatacagacatggaaacaaatGACACCAAGAGTGAGGGGCATGATGAAACCCCACGACGCAATGACGGTGAAAGTTCGGTGCAGACAGACCGAGGTGGAAATGCAAACACAGAGGTTACTCGAGAGACTGACTCtgaaggacaagcacagtcacaGTTCTATCGCACAAGGTCTGGGAGGCAAGTCAAACTTCCAGCCAGATACACAGACTAGATCTACCTACAGTCTCGCACAGTTTGAGACAAAATcacacgtttattcaccagacttccattttacaaaacccCCGCGTTCTtacgtcatacgcactctgacctacgaatactcacataatacattacaaccaggttcttgaaccagaggaggtaacttcactcgccccataaGTGAACTGTTCCCcaaactatggactcattttcaaaagctcttcatctcgtgttcttgatatttattattattattttctcttttgtatttgcacattttactgctttttgctcattggttgtttgtccccaTCGtaaggtgtggtctttcattgcttctattgtgtttcttggatttactgtgcatgtttacaagaaaacaaatctcagggttgtatatgatgacatctatgtactttgataataaacctagTTTGAATTTTGGTGTTCAAAACTATCTCGTAATGCAAGATAGGTTGTTCATTTATACTGTGGAACCACTCCCACAGAGAATGATTCTTAATCCTTCTGCTAACCAATTTCCTTGATTTTGTTACTGAAATAATTAAGATTTATTCCACATGAAATTGTGAAACATAGCTTCCAGTCACAATTTttacactttacaaattccaaatCACAGATACAAGGCAAGCAAGGTTAGCCACTTCTTATTTCTCCCCAAGAGGCACTTTAGCAATCAAACTATCCTTTCAACTGAAAACTGCCACAAAAGAGACAACATAGTCTAGAACCTCTGTACATTTCATATTACAgcatatacagtcagccctccttatccgtgggggattggttctgggactcctcacggataccaaaattcgcggatgtttaagtcccttattcaacctgtcttaatacggtggaccttaggacccagcggaaccccagatcttatttaacctgtctcaatgcggtggacattaggacctggcgccagagctctgaatccgtagtgtttctgttcacgaaaataatcacaatcgcgattgaaaataaagtgggaataataaagtgattggaaagaggtgaaacgccatcggtcattggaaaagcgttaggctacgttggtcaacgatcagaacaattttaaaagataaagtgagaaaggccctgccccgatgaaagctacaattattactacgTAGcgtaacgcagtggtttaattgttggggttttggatttttgatcctccacatcaacccggcgcggtggagagcgcactcaggagcgatctgtcccgagtcccgagaacttccgttcccgagcccggcactgaaacatacgttcttaagtgttttatatgcatagaaaggtaaaatatactatatacgaagacaaacgtttgactaactgacgctaaataataccagatttacctgttccgacttacttactaagagaacttctgatttttttcaatcccgatccaagataacccacgcacatcctctcgtatactttaaatcatctctagattacttataatacctaatacaatgtaaatgctatgtaaaattattgttatactgcattgtttagggaataatgacaagaaaaaaaagtctgtacatgttcgaacaacaagagcacttccgggttttcgcgattcgcggttggttgaattcgtgcatgcaGAATCCGcaaataaggagggccgactgtacttccaCTGTGAGAAGTGACTGAACAACTAAGTACGACCCTTCAGAGGATGTGCCCATAACACATTtggccatggtagcgtagcagttagcacaatgctattacagtcaGAATATGGATTTCAATTCCAACATCCTCTATAAGTAGTTTGTATATCCCTGCAAATtcgtgaatttcctctgggtgttctggttttctcccacagtccaaagatgtaccgactagtaggttaattggttattgtaaattgtcctgtgatcaggctagggttaaaccggtgggttgctgggcgatgCAGCACACtgggtcggaagggcctgttccacactgtatctctaaacaaaataaaatagaaCAGTGAAGAACTGGAGGCTACAAATATGTTAGTAGCCATGATAAGGTATAAGTAAAATGGTATATCCAACGGAATGGAATAACTATTCTGTTATTCCTCATCTCTGATCCACTCTCCCACTGGGGTAATCTAGGACTGGAGAGCTCACACTCAGAATACAAGGAAATCCCTTTACAACAGATGAGGAGGATATTTTTAAGCCAGTTtgcagtgaatctatggaattcattgccaagtcactgggtatatttaaagcggatttgatcacccctcattcttctgaattccagtgaatataggtccagagccatcaaacattcttcatatgacaagccattcaaccctgaaattgtcgtgaacctcctttgaaccctctcccgtTTCAACACttcctttttaagataaggggcacaaaactgctcacaatgctccaagtgggacctcaccggtgctttataaagcctcaacaatacatccttgcttttacggtatattctagtcctcttgaaatgaatgctgacatcgcatttgccttcctcaccacagactcaatctgcaaattaacctttagggaatcctgcacaaggactcccaagtctctttgtgaatcagatttttcatttttttcccccattcagaaaataatctacccttttatttcttctatcaaggtgtatgaccatacacttctcgacactgtattccacctgccacttcttttcccattctcctaatccaagtccttctacagcctctacttcctcaaaactatctgcccctccacctatcttcatatctgcaaactttgcatcaaagccatcaatttcatcatctgtcattaacatataatgtaaaaagcagtcccaacaatgacccctgcagaacaccacttgtcaagcagcagccaaccagaaaaggctccctttattcccactctttgtctccagccaatcagccactactttatccatgctagaatctttcctgtaataccatgggctcgtagcttgttaagcagcctcatgtgtggcaacttgtcaaaggccttctgaaaatctatatacacacacatcatcaaccgattctcctttgtcaatcctatTTGTTATatattcaaagaattccaacagatttgtcaggcaagattttctcttgaggaaaccatgccgactatggcctattttatcatgtgcctccaagtacccagagacctcatccttaacaattgattccaatatCTTCCTAACCAtagaggttagattgatcttacagtaggttaaaagtttggcagaacatcatgggctgaaatgTATGTGTTGTGTTCTGTTGTTCTATGTCCTAAATTGTACTAAACCTTAACTAGACATCATTTGCAATATtacattcagttctggtctccatgctTTATGCCATTAAGCTagaaagggggcagaggagatttataaggatgtggCCGTAACATGAAGGATTGAGTTCTGGTGAGAGGTTGATCAGGTTGGGATCATTTCCACTGCAGCATAGAATGAGGAGCATAGACAGGGTCAACACCCAGTCTTGTCCTTCAGAGGTGGGGAATaagaaccagaggacataggtttaaggtaggAAGGGTGATATGTAATCAGAACCTGAGGGGTAACAttttcatccagagggtggtgagtatatgaaaCAAActaccagaggaaatggttgaggcatgTACATTATTTGAAAGGCACTTCGACAAGAACATGGACAGGGTAAGctgagagggatatgggccaaacacaggcaaatgggacaaaTTTAAATGGAAATCTTGATTATTGCcatgggcctgtttccatgctgagtGACTATATGGCTCCAAGTAAACAATTATTTCTGAGATTTAATTAATATCCGTTCTTATTCCATATATCTAAACAAACTAATTTGTTTATCGATATgaggaattgatcgtgtggatagtcagaggctttttcccagggctggaatggctagcacgagagggcacagttttaaggtgtttggaagtaaatacagaggagatgtcaggggtaagttttttttttaaaaacgcagagtggtgagtgcatggaataggctgctggcgacggtggggTGGAGGCGGAcatgatagggtctttaagagactcctggacaggtacatgaagctcagaaaaatagagggctatgggtaaccctaggtgatttctaaggtagggccatgttcggcacagctttgtgggcagaaggttgtgctgtaagttttctacgtttctatttttttttcaccACATTTATATAAACCTAAACACAGGAaagcctgcagatgttggaaactcaaagcaaaacacacaaaatgctggaggaactcagcaggtctgacagtattaatgaaaattaattaacagtcgatgtttcaggcccttcttcgggactgaaaaagggggaagacaccagaataaagagGTAGAGTGCAGGGGAatgaggctagctggaagatgttaggtgaagccaggagggtgggaaaggtcaagggctggagaagaaggaatctgttaggagagcaGAGTGacccatagaagaaaggg from Hemitrygon akajei chromosome 23, sHemAka1.3, whole genome shotgun sequence encodes:
- the LOC140715266 gene encoding DBIRD complex subunit ZNF326-like, translated to MYSRSGHNQSYNRGGFASNFGQGMKRKGIQINKAAIKKQKLAAAEKILKAAAKAANQANNGESKTPASGTDQELKDEDFTKDAYEPDAYECFDKNEGKKKPDTEDEEEKKKPEARREKQRRRRENTEKYGEDYRNAFTCSLCKFRTTEEQEIEAHLETPYHKETLDFIAKNIQFDKGAADFLHASKVNKNKKIAACKQLQQQEQKEPAQKLSKDVLMGVSSDDQMKKVETVQCAVCNTYIPFLFHSVQQHLKSNEHINSKKNYHDQVRRESLLTASSMLNNPTVKAKFELFLKGENPFENPQEQLPHPQLY